The sequence below is a genomic window from Synechococcus sp. PCC 7335.
ATCTTTCATAATCAACCGCCGCTGCTTACCCGCTGAGATATCCCACCTCACAAACAATTGCCGCACCCCGGCCTTCAGATTCGCCAGCAGCTCATCTCCCGACTTCATAACTATTTCCTGCCATCCCTATCTCCACAACTAGCTCAGGGCGATGATTACTTAGAAGAAGGAAATCACTTTCCTACATCTCATCAGTATCGTAAAGACTGACAGCAATCTAGCTCCCATGAAAGTTAAGCAAGCGATAAAATTGATCGAAGCAGACGGATGGTACTTATCGCGGACTCGCGGTAGCCATCGTCAATACAAACACTCTGAAAAGAGGGGATTAGTTACTATTCCTGGCAAACCGAGCGACGAGTTAGCACCCGGAACGCTCAACAGCATTCTTAAACAGGCGGGCCTGAAACCATGAAGTACTTAATTATCATCGAGAAAACTCAAACCGGATTTTCAGCGTATTCTCCCGATTTACCTGGCTGTGTCACAACCGGAACCACTCCAGAAGAAACGACTAAAAATATGGAAGAAGCCATCACCTTCCACATAGAAGGGTTACAGCTCGAAGGTGACCCTGTTCCAGAACCATCGAGCACGTCTGCTTATGTAGAAGCCGCTGTTGCCTAAAAGCAAAGAGAATATAGTGCTGAAAATACAACTCTACAGGTCTATCCCAATTCTGTAGCTGGTTGGCGCGGGCAGCGGCATCCAACGTCAGCCCAGAATCTAGTTCTTAAATCGGCGGTAAAGCCGGACTGCCCATCTTCACCGAAGGCACCGCCGAAAGCAACTTTGAAGTCAGCGTCAAATGCAAATTCCCCAGTAAGCCGCCAGATGGCAAATAACGCTTCACACCACCTTCTAGCAATCACAAACAGCGCTTGAAAACACTCAAAGAGCGGCGGGTTGCAAAGAGAAGCGATAGTGTGGCTATGCCCAGAATGCTGGCAAGTAACCAAGAATTAGCCGCGATCGCCGCGAACAACCAAGTCCCTATTCCAAAGGCCAAAGCATAAGCACAGAGTCCGTTGATTAGGGCGATCGCACCTCCAATCAGCCGCCTACTCTCACTCATCCGCCCACCATAAGACCAGAACGCGATCACCCCGAACAACAGACAGCCGACGACCAACCCCACCATTACCCAGAAGATCTGCTGTCCACTGATTCGCCCTGCCACAAACACACCTAAAACTGCTCCCGATGCAGCGCTGCTGGTAGTGCCCAGCCATTGGTAGATTGGCTGTCGGGTTATCAGACTTTGTAGACAGACAGTGGCGGATGCGATCGCCAACACCCCGACCAAGATCAGTCCCTTCGACCAGTTTGCCGTCCCTGGCACCTGTCCTAAAGCCGCAAACACTAGCACGCTTAGCGCATGAAAGGTAAAAAGCACAATGGCAATTAGCCCAGTGATGAGCCCTAGTTTCAACAGCCGAGGAAGTTTAGAACAAGTCATGGTATAAAGCTAAATCAGCCTTCAGGATACAAGCTGCGATGAGCCGTTCTCAGAAATGGAAAGAAGTCCTTATTTGGACAAGTTTGTTGCTTCCTATCGGTCTGTACGGCTACGCGATCGCAATGCGGCCAAAGAGCGAGCCCATCGACAGCCAGCCTCTGTTTGAAGGAATCACCTATAGTCGCTACATAGAACAACAACCCCGTCCGCAGCTAATTCACCTATTAGAAATTGATCTAAGCGCGTCGGGGATTGTTCCTTTTGTCACACCTGGAATTAGTAAGACTAGCCCAAAAGCTGACCGAGAGGTCGACATAGAAGCTACTCAGCCACACGAAACGCTTGCTCAAAAGACGTCTAGTTTCTTGAAAACGCATCGGCTACAGCTCGCTGTCAATGCCAACTTTTTCAATCCCTTTAATGAGACAACGCCTTGGCAATACAGCCCCAGAGAAGGTGAGCTAACAAACCTAGTGGGTTTAGCGATCTCTGATGGTCAGATTGTCTCACCAGGAGACAAAAACTATCCCGCCCTTTGCTTTCTAGAAGGGCGTGCGGAAATTCGGGATGAGGGGGTTTGTGCTCCAGATACCAAGCAGGCAGTTGCCGGCCTACGGCTAAATCTAGAGAATCGTCCGCCGCCAGATGTTGAGACTATCTACAAGTTCTATCCGGTTTGTGTCGCCGCTTTAGATGCTGAGGGAACAACGCTTTGGCTACTGCTAGTAGATGGGAAACAGCCGCTCTACAGTGAGGGGATGACTCGCCCGGAAGTGGCAGATTTTCTGCAGGCGCTAGGGGCAACAACGGCAGTGCAGCTAGATGGGGGTGGATCTACTACGCTAGCGATCGCATCTGAGCGTGACGTAGCTATCATCAACTCAGTCATTCATGCCAAAATTCCTGGGAATGAAAGAGCAGTGGCCAATCATCTGGGATTTTTTGCCCGCCCGCTTAAGGATGAGTGAGTGCGGGAGTGGGGGCTTTGGCTTAGGGGTCGCTAAACTGAAGATAACCCTGTAGAGCAAAGTTTTGAGGTAAGCACGGTGGACGTGGCAATCATTCGACAAGGTGAACTCGTTGGTCGCGGCATGATGGCATACGAGACGACTGAAGAAGTCGGCGTGGTAGAGCATCTGCTAGTGAATGTACAGCAGGCAAAGGTTGTTGGCCTCTCATACAAGACGCTAGGTCTGATCGGGCGGCGACAGCATTTAGACTGGACGCAGCTTGTGAAGATTGGTAAGGACCGGATTGTGGTGCAAGCAGAGATTGCGGAAGCGGTAGATTCTAGGCTATCAGCGGCGCAGGATATG
It includes:
- a CDS encoding type II toxin-antitoxin system HicA family toxin, with the protein product MKVKQAIKLIEADGWYLSRTRGSHRQYKHSEKRGLVTIPGKPSDELAPGTLNSILKQAGLKP
- a CDS encoding type II toxin-antitoxin system HicB family antitoxin; translated protein: MKYLIIIEKTQTGFSAYSPDLPGCVTTGTTPEETTKNMEEAITFHIEGLQLEGDPVPEPSSTSAYVEAAVA
- a CDS encoding phosphodiester glycosidase family protein is translated as MSRSQKWKEVLIWTSLLLPIGLYGYAIAMRPKSEPIDSQPLFEGITYSRYIEQQPRPQLIHLLEIDLSASGIVPFVTPGISKTSPKADREVDIEATQPHETLAQKTSSFLKTHRLQLAVNANFFNPFNETTPWQYSPREGELTNLVGLAISDGQIVSPGDKNYPALCFLEGRAEIRDEGVCAPDTKQAVAGLRLNLENRPPPDVETIYKFYPVCVAALDAEGTTLWLLLVDGKQPLYSEGMTRPEVADFLQALGATTAVQLDGGGSTTLAIASERDVAIINSVIHAKIPGNERAVANHLGFFARPLKDE